A stretch of DNA from Thunnus thynnus chromosome 16, fThuThy2.1, whole genome shotgun sequence:
CCGATGCTTTCTCTGCCTTTGAAAAATTGGCTTTTGTTCCTGGCAATTCTTATCAAAGCCTAGTAttcctttttatttgtctttttctagACTTAAAGTCATTACTCTGCTCAGATTAAAGAAGACGCTATAATTTTCTATGGGGTTAGCAAGATCAAAGAAAAAATTCTCCTTGAAGTTTGTTACTGGAACTGCCCATGCTGCAATGAAGCTCAACCAGTCATTGTTCAAATGGAAGAGCTGAAATATAGGGAGTCTGTATATAATAAAAAGGTAAATACAGCATATATAAGATAGTAATAAACATACTGAATTAAAATCAGAATAGTACAGAATAGTATGATTTGTCCTCAGGGTTTTCACTCCAGCATTTGTGCAGGTAGATTTTCTTTCTTGAGATATACACagtttaatgaaataattaCGCAGGTAAGTCACAGGATTTCTACATCACTGTTTTGGacctatgtaaaaaaaaaagcaacaaaaaaaacagttttatctaAGAGCATTTTCTGGGATAGTTCTTCATTTTAACCACAGCAACAGCTATGTGTGGGTAAACCCTGcatcaggaaaaagaaaaaaagcaaagccaCTCTGGTTTAACTGTTAATTTTAAGTGAAAGGATATGTTGAGAGACATGTAGGGGTTTCGTTCAGCCATGCTCTGCAGTTCACCACACTCGATCTTCACATGAGGGAGACACAGATTGTCAACCGTCACTGGCCCCAGGGCGGAGGGACGAGGGTGGTGGCCGAGGTGGCTGGATGTCACTTTGGACCTCATCGCAATGGTGTCCCAGGGCAGGTCCACTGAGTCTGGGGAGGTTCTGTCCATTGATGGGGGCATGCAAGGGAGACCCCCAAAGTTAGAATGGGGCCCGTACTTGAGAAGGTGCTCCAGGATCTGGCTATCGTGCAGAGGGGTGCTGTAGCTGAACTGAAATGGTGTCTGGTGCACAGGATAGGGCCTCTTCACAGTTGGGGTGACTGAACCCAGAGGGGTCACTGTCGGTTTGCGGACCACCAGTGACAGCGCCTCTGTCTGGTCCTGTGAGCTTTGGGCCTCAGAGCTTTCATAATACTCCAAAGAGTGGGGTTTGACTGCAGCCTCCTCAGCCTGGGGCTGTTCCTGGATGGAGCCAGACTGCTGGCTCTTCCTGTCCGCACCCATGCTGATCTGCATCTCTGGAGATGAGCACATGCGCTGCTGAGGGGACAGATCCAGTCCTGGTGACGAAACCTTCTTGAACACCCTGTCCACACAATCATTAACAGCTCTGGAGAGCTCATGCTTCAAGGTTTCCTGCAGGTTTTGACTTTCTCTTTGGTGCACCAGATAACCAACTACTTTCATTCGTTCCTTACACTCTGAGGTCACTCTACTATTCTTCCTCTCAAAATCATCTTCAGTGCTGATGTAGTGTGACTCTGCACTTTCCCCCAGGGTGTCACACTCAATGGCTGCAGCTGTCTCGTCTCGGTCGTCGTGTTCAGGATCTTCCTGGTTATAAACTTGAAGGAACTTTTCCTGGAGCTGACGCAGCAGCCTTTGCATGCTGTGGAGCTGCTCTTTCAGCTTGTGACACTCCTCATCCTTGGTGTTGCAGTTATCACTATTGCTGCTTCCAGGTCTTCTGCTTGCCGGTCCTCCAACACTGTGTTCTTGATGCTGAGGCAACCGCTGTTTGCGTTTGTTCTCCCTGTACGCTTCTCTGGCCTCCCTGGCTTCGGTGTCAGACCTCTCATTGTCACCGTGCTGCCTGCTGTTGGGGGAGCCTGCCATGACCCTGATGATGTTCTCCACTCTGGCCCTCTTTGCCTGCAGGTGGTCTGTGATGGGATGTTCCCCCTCTGGGCTGCACCCTGTAGAGACATGGCCGCCGGGGGAGGAAGCTTCTGCTGTGCTGTCCTTTGAGGAGACACTGCTCTGGTCCTCCTGGCCAGAGTCAGCGGCAGTGGAGCTGGAAAGGAAGAAATGGCTTTCATCTAGTGCCCTCTTGTTGTGGATGGTCTTGCGGAGAAGTTGAGAGATGATGGATCCATTTGAGTACGAGGCCAGAGGCTCATCATACATGTTTCTGCGGAAGCATGGCAACATGACATCAGGTTTGTCATCCTCTAGGCAGCCTTCGCTGGAGCTGTGCATGTTCTGGTCGGGAAGACTGAGGTTCATGCTCACTGAGAAGACTGGTAAAGGCTTCGGCTACACACGTTGCAAAATCAGTTATGTGAAACGAAAGAATctgaaaagatagaaaaacaaacacagttgagaaaataaattatgGAAAAAccaacagttaaaaaataagataaaaatgtgAAGCCTTATTcttcattcatacatttccaaatatggttttattatttgctGTGTACAGTTATGATAATAGAATGTAGTGTCTCTTAATGGTTTATGTATGTGCAAAGATAATCAGAACTTAATAGATATAGCCTTCACAGGTaatgttttgtctataaaacttgaaattagatttgtgattttttaaattactgcTTTAACAAGCAAAATTACTATTACATATGATAGGAAATCAAAGAACTCTGTGTTATTTGCAAGATCCttggtaaaaataaataaataaatccttGATCTTAAGCAATAAGGGAGTGCCTTCTTTTGTATCCTTTCATCTTGGGGGTTGCAATAATGGTTAACACAAAGCATAAAAAGAACAATTGTGATATAGCCATGAAAGCCATGAACCATGCAAAAGAAACGGCACTGTGTATACATTATTTAGAGGAGAAAATACATCAAGAAAACCTACTACTACCTTAAAGAATGACCGAAATGATCTtcaggggtaaaaaaaaaaaagagaaaaaaagctaaattgACTGATTCTGTGGTCACTGGTTTTTATACCATTTAAGTGcgtatttttaaatatttttgtgccCTTACACAAAATTAACTCACACACTGGGCTGCAAATGCAATGCTGAACttattaaaatactgtacatacaagtAGAATAGATGAATTTGAAAAGAACAGACTCTACTTTCTATTTCTACATTAGACAGTGGATTTTATGCCAGTAATTTGcacaatatgattttttttctagttttactataaataaacattaaatcagGAGGACCAGACTACTGTATGAGAATAAAACAATTAGACTCACTTAGGGAAGTTTTGGATAATTTAACATCAAAGTTTATTCTGCTACACcattcagtttttaaatctccTGCAAGATAGGCTATATTCCTTTTACATCTAAATAGTAAATTATCTGATGCCCTGTGCTTGAAGAATagaaaaaagtacattttattttaaaaatgaggcaCTAGTGATGTGATtatttatccaaaaaaaaaaaacaatatcatcACAACgagcaaaacaaatgttttgaagtttaaaaaaactgaaacagccATTTAACACTGAAGAACTTCAACTAAAAACTCACCAAACATGTGATAATAGTTGTCAGTTGTATTGTCAAAGCATACGTGATGGCTTCAGAAACACCCACGGGTACAAACTCACTCATGAAAAAACCACTGCACTGAACAGATGAGATTTGAAACGAAGTGATCTGCAGGCATGCACTTTGTCACACTCTCTGCTGCAGGTTAACCACGGTGAACAGACACAGGCTGAGCGGCAGTGGCGGGACCTTACCTGTTGCGCTGGGACGTGTTGCCGAGCTGGTGGCCTGCGTACACTGTGAGTTGAACAGTATCAGTGCAGGAGAGTCGATGCATCCAACCAGGCTGGGGCGTGGCCACGCAAAAGCAATGAGGTGGCCATGAACACATCACCCACATAATGTCAACAGGGGGAAAGTATTGGTAAGGTGTTGGTAGGGGCAGCTTACTGACAGTAGTTGAATGGTAGATTTGAAGCCCGCATCTGAATTACAAAAAGTCATGACGCAACGGGAAATTTCGAAATATGCATCATAAGTGCATGCATCAATTAACAGTTTTGCATCTATAACTGGGAAACAAGAAGTCGGTGAGCATGCATACAAGATGCACATGTTGCTTTTCTTCCTCATTTTATTGTCTCTAATAGAAACTAGAAAGCACATAGACACATCATATATAAACAAAGTAGAAAGGAGTGAAAATCAAAAGTGCAAAAGTTAAAGCAggttaaaatataaataatttaatttatggataaaatatataacaaacttgaaatttaaaaaaatcctattttctattttccttCAGCATATTTgcccactttaaaaaaaaaacccaaaaattaGCTTTACCAGTTTAAAAAGTTAtctctattttctattttcttttctctattgtatactttttaaaatatagttACATGAAGGCATTATCATATCTTACTGTACCCTATTactttctattctattctatgtGTTTGATATAGGTTGTTGTAAGCTATTTGTAATTAAAcctgtttttagttttgtttactTAGGCTactactttgtttttattttttaatattatttctgAATAGCATGTGTTTGCAGATTTGCAGTAAAAGTGTGGAGGGGCCCACAGTGAGGACTCCCCCCCACCGTCTCCTCACCCCCCCTCTCCGGTCGCTGCACTTGGTTCATCCCACACCGCTTCCTCGGTTCCTGCTTCTTTCCTCGCTTGTCGGTGTGACCGGAGCTTCCCTTCCGTTGACAGGCTGCGGTCACACAGCCATTATGCTGTCCCATTCCCGGTGTCTCACCAGGAATTTTGGTCGCTCCCTGTCTGCTATCCGCCAGGTAGGAAACGAGCACGAATAAAACGTTACGGTTGCCACTAGCGACAGGACTCCAGGCTAGCATCAGCATTAGCATCAGCGTTAGCATCAGTTAGCTCGCTGCTGCAGGCCGCGGACAGGCCGTAACATTGTGTGCCAAGGACAGTCTGACACTTTCCTCCACAAGTCTTTTGTGCAGTGTGTATTAAAGTTAAAAGCAGTGCGCTCTGCTCTCTTGCTTTAACATGAATGTTAAGGGTGTTTGACCTAACTAGAAAGTGCCGGTTCATATAAAGTTAACTCAAACTTCACACATTTTAGGTAGCTAGCATGGATATGCTAAATGTATGGGTAGGATAGCTGTCATGCTGAGGTCATAGTGTGGTTTTTGAGATGAAACAACGCCCATTTTAGCTAACTTGACGTATATTTAGTTAACCTAGATAGGATATATAGTCAAGTTTATTTTCGTTTATTTGGAGTGTAATTTTTGTAGCTGCACTAGAAGATAGAGAGGAAGTCAAATGTCAATAAAGTCCCGGTGTCCAATTATCAGCTTGTTAGTGAGATAAGAAGATCGATAAGCTTTAATGCAGCTATTAAATTATTAGCTGCTCATTCATGCATTCACTGGCTGAGTTCTCATTCAAAACTATACAAGCCACCTGTTTGGCAGATAGTTTCATTGATTAAGTCAGAGGTCG
This window harbors:
- the prox2 gene encoding prospero homeobox protein 2, which translates into the protein MNLSLPDQNMHSSSEGCLEDDKPDVMLPCFRRNMYDEPLASYSNGSIISQLLRKTIHNKRALDESHFFLSSSTAADSGQEDQSSVSSKDSTAEASSPGGHVSTGCSPEGEHPITDHLQAKRARVENIIRVMAGSPNSRQHGDNERSDTEAREAREAYRENKRKQRLPQHQEHSVGGPASRRPGSSNSDNCNTKDEECHKLKEQLHSMQRLLRQLQEKFLQVYNQEDPEHDDRDETAAAIECDTLGESAESHYISTEDDFERKNSRVTSECKERMKVVGYLVHQRESQNLQETLKHELSRAVNDCVDRVFKKVSSPGLDLSPQQRMCSSPEMQISMGADRKSQQSGSIQEQPQAEEAAVKPHSLEYYESSEAQSSQDQTEALSLVVRKPTVTPLGSVTPTVKRPYPVHQTPFQFSYSTPLHDSQILEHLLKYGPHSNFGGLPCMPPSMDRTSPDSVDLPWDTIAMRSKVTSSHLGHHPRPSALGPVTVDNLCLPHVKIECGELQSMAERNPYMSLNIQEGLTPSHLKKAKLMFFYTRYPSSNVLKTFFPDVKFNRCITSQLIKWFSNFREFYYIQMEKFARQAIVDGISDVKDITVSRDSELFRALNMHYNKANDFHVPDRFLEVAEITLHEFYNAISATKDSDPSWKKAIYKVICKLDSDVPEEFKTSSYL